Proteins from a single region of Nitrospirota bacterium:
- the mtaB gene encoding tRNA (N(6)-L-threonylcarbamoyladenosine(37)-C(2))-methylthiotransferase MtaB, producing the protein MKISVLTLGCKVNQAESAILEGDLRKQGIEVVSLSEHPDFCIINTCTVTAKSDYQSRQLTRRAIKAGAKIIVTGCYAHIRPEEILKIDRSARIVNNSEKSNIINILSKYYASTGFVSSGRSRPFIKVQDGCNNACTYCIVPRARGRSKSIQMHEVIRQILECEDAGYHEIVLTGVHLGLYGLDISPKTNLSHLLDAIRKNTKIARIRLSSLEINEFTDAILEQIQDPRICKHLHIPLQSGDDSILQKMNRHYTLKEYRDIIEKIKKRSPDIAIGTDVIVGFPGEGEKEFENTNNFLEEMPFSYLHIFPFSSRPGTKASKMPLQIPFKVKKKRAYALKLIHTRKKNEYMRTQLHKTLDVIIEDKVYDDCFTGTTGNYLKIRISGNNLSRQSLIYVRVAGIEENALVGIPIRNT; encoded by the coding sequence GTGAAAATTTCAGTACTTACCCTCGGCTGCAAAGTCAATCAGGCGGAAAGCGCAATTTTAGAAGGAGATCTCAGGAAGCAGGGGATAGAGGTTGTTAGTCTATCAGAACATCCCGATTTCTGCATTATCAATACCTGCACCGTCACTGCGAAAAGCGATTATCAATCGAGACAGCTCACGAGAAGGGCTATTAAAGCTGGTGCTAAGATAATCGTTACCGGATGTTATGCACATATAAGGCCTGAAGAAATTCTCAAGATCGATCGCTCTGCAAGAATTGTGAATAATTCGGAGAAAAGCAATATTATCAATATCTTATCTAAATATTATGCAAGCACAGGTTTCGTTTCTTCAGGCAGATCCAGACCATTTATAAAAGTGCAGGATGGATGTAACAATGCTTGTACCTATTGTATCGTGCCTCGTGCAAGGGGAAGGTCCAAAAGCATACAGATGCATGAAGTCATAAGGCAGATTCTTGAATGTGAAGATGCGGGATATCATGAGATTGTCCTGACAGGGGTACATCTAGGGTTATACGGTCTGGATATATCTCCTAAGACAAATCTTTCCCATCTTCTTGATGCTATTCGGAAAAATACTAAAATCGCACGAATCAGGCTCAGTTCTCTCGAAATAAATGAATTCACCGATGCAATACTTGAGCAAATCCAGGACCCAAGGATATGCAAACATCTTCACATACCTTTACAGAGCGGGGATGATTCAATTTTACAAAAAATGAACAGGCATTATACTCTAAAGGAATACCGTGATATTATTGAAAAGATTAAAAAAAGATCACCAGATATTGCGATAGGTACTGATGTGATTGTGGGTTTTCCTGGTGAAGGGGAGAAGGAATTCGAAAATACCAATAATTTTCTTGAGGAAATGCCTTTTTCCTATCTTCATATATTTCCCTTCTCATCCCGTCCAGGTACAAAAGCTTCGAAAATGCCCTTACAGATACCTTTCAAGGTAAAGAAAAAAAGGGCGTATGCGCTGAAACTCATACACACCCGGAAAAAAAATGAATACATGCGGACGCAATTACATAAAACCCTTGATGTGATTATCGAAGATAAGGTCTACGATGACTGCTTCACGGGGACAACCGGCAATTATCTAAAGATAAGGATATCCGGCAATAACCTTTCAAGGCAATCCCTTATATATGTAAGGGTTGCCGGTATCGAAGAAAATGCACTCGTTGGAATTCCCATCAGGAATACATAA